The following is a genomic window from Spirochaetota bacterium.
TACCCATTTGTAACTAGAACAATCTTAATATCTTCTAACTCCTCCTTGAGATATTTTGAATAATCATATATTGTTTCATACCATATAAGTGGTTCTGAATATGTAAAAGCTAAAAGATTACAATTATTTTCAATTAAAATTTTTTTTACTTCTTCTTTTGGAATGAATTTTAATGGAATATTGGTATTTTGAGATATAGAATAGTTCTGGCAAAAGAGACAATTGAAATTACACCCTGCAGTTCCAATTGACAGAATCTTTTCCCCAGGATAAAAATGATACAAAGGTTTCTTTTCTATAGGATCCATTGCAATAGAAGAAACCATACCATAATACATTGAATAAATTTTATTTCCTATATTTGATCTTGTTTTACATTTACCAAAATCTCCCTCTTTTATTTTACATAAATGAGGACAAAGTAAACACTGTACATAGTTTTGATCAACAACTTGAAAATATATAGACTCTTTCATCATGCAAAATCTCCAATTTCAAAAATAATAAATTTTCTTAAACTGTTACTAATATATCCAGTTAAGTAACCTGTAAATATAGATAAAACAGTAATAAAAAATATAAGATTAAACCCATAAATATCATTAATAAAAAATAAAGAATAAAATAAAAGTTGAAAAAAGTTAGAAAAAAATGAGAAAAAAATAGAAATTCCTGAAATAGAAAAATAATTTAAAATATTAACTGATAAATCAAAATTATTTTCTCTTATAATAATATTGTTTTTATTGCTTTTTTTCAAATAAATATACTTTATAAGAATACTTTGATAAAAATATAAACTCAAAGAAATAAGTTTAATTAAAATAATTCCAAAAAAAATACCTATAGCCCCAACAATTGACAAGAGAAAAGTTGGAGAAAGTATAGTTCCAGAAAAAATTGCAGAAATTATTGATTTTAAAACAAGGAGAAAAAATACATCTTTTAAATTCAAATTTTCAAATACCAAAAGAAAAGGAATATTAGAAAAGCCAATTTTGATAAAAATTAAAGGCTTTGGTAGAATATTCTCAATAGCACCAAATATACTTGATAAGGCTATAATATAATATATTAGATCTTTTTTATCATTAAATTTTAACTTATACATTTTTCAAGGTTTTTAATAACTTATAGAATCTATATTTTCAATTTTCTTTCTTTTGCAAACAACTTTAATAATTAACCCATTTGGAACACAATATATACATTCCCCATTATTTTTCTTTTTGCCCATTAAAATACAAATTCCATTTGGACAATCACTTTTAGAGACCCAAACTTCACCATTTTCAATATTTATTTGAATTTTACCATCTTTAAATAAAATAGTTTTGTCTTCTTTTAATGAATAAAGATAAGTTTTATTTTTATATTTTATATAAACTGTATCCTCTTCAAAATAGTATTGATTTGAACTATTTAAAATAAAAAAAAATAAAATATTTAGAAAAATTATTACTATAAGTAATAGTAAATCATACTTTTTAAAATTCATTTTATGACTTTCTTTAAATTTTCTTCATTAAAAACAATATCAGATTTTTCCATCAAAGAATCAATATAATTGTAAAAAAGTTCATTATAAATTTCATCAGTTAAAATTTTCCTAAGTTCATCTTTGATTTCATCAAACTTTTTCTCTTTTACATCAATTACATCTTCAACCATATATCTATAATATTCTTCTCCATACTCAATAAAAGGTGTAATATTGCCAATATTCGTATTCTTTATTATTCTACCTATACCTTCATCAAAAGCTTCAACAGGTAAAGGTTCAAGTAACCCTCCATCAAGTTTAAAAGTATCCTCTGAAAACTCTTTTACTAGATCAGCAAATGCAACCCCTTCTTCTAGTTTCTTATCTATAATATCTTTATTTTTATTATAATTTTCTTTCGATAAAGTCATCTGTCTTAATTTATATAATCTTTTAGGTGTTAAAAAATCTTTATTTTTTTGATAATATTCATAAAGATCCTTTTCTTCAAAACTTATTTTATCATAAACTTCTCTTTTTAACATAATTTTTAGTAATATTTCTTCTTTTAATGATTCATCAAACTCTTGAATTGTGATATTTTTATCATCAAGTATAACTTCAAATTCAATATCTTGGCCAAATCCCTTAATAAATTTCTCTTTCTCTTCTTTAAATAATTCATCTGGAACATCTACATTTTTATTTTTAGCATCTTGAATAATCAATCTTTCATAAATAAGAGAAAAAAGCGTTTCCATAAAGAGATTTCTTAGATCATTTTCATTTAACCTATAATTATCTTCTTTATTTTCAATTTTATTATTATCTTCATTACTAGAATTTATTTCATTACTTTTTTCTCTATAATAATTATCAACCTCAACTTCAAATATAGGTTTAACATTTTTATAGAATATATTTTCACCATTAACTGTACATAATACAAGTGAATCAAGTTCCTCTTTTTCTTTTTTGTTCTCCATTTTCATTTAAACTCCAATTTTTTTATTTGATTTATATTATAATTTGATCTATATTAAAATTTGATCTATATTTTAATTATAATATAGAATTCACTTGTTTAATACTATAAGTAATTTATCCTAATCATTAATATTTTTTATTAAATAATCATAATTAATTTATCATTAATACTATCCAAAATCGATAATACATTATTTATAATAACTAATATAATAATTAACATTTACAATAGAAAATATTCTATAAATATAAAAAAAATTTTTTATCTTTTGTTAATTAATTATAAATTAAACTTTAATATAATTTTTTAAATAATTTTTTGCTGTATTATAAATATCTCCTGCTCCAGCAAATACTATAATTGAATTATTAATATTATTTTCAAGAAATGAAAATAATTCTTTATCATCTTTAACTTCTATAGCATTTATACCTTTTTTTAGCAAACCCTCTACAAATATTCTGGCATTAATTTTTTCTTTATCTCTTATAGAATCTCTCTGCTCATATATCTGAGTTATAATAGTTAAGTCCGCATTATAAAAAGAATCCATAAAGTCATCAAATAATAAATAGGTCCTTGAATATTGGTGTGGTTGAAAGATAAAAATAATTTTTTTCTCTTTATAAAACTCTTTAAACATTTCAAGCAAAGTTTTAATCTCAGAAGGATGGTGTGCATAGTCTGTATAAACTTTATTATCAAATATATCAATTCCTAAAAAATCAAATCTTCTCTCTATACCTCCATAGTCAGAAATACTGTAAAATATTACTTCATTAAACATTTTTAAACTTCTTAAAACAATATAAACACCTGTAATATTCCCGCCATATTTTTGAGAAGGAAACGGAAAATAAAGATCAAATTCATCTATATATCCAAACTCTTTCTTATAAGCACTATTAAAGTATAATTTTGTATAAAAAAGCTCAAGTGAGCTATCGTAACCCTTGTATTGATAATAAACAGTTGGTACATCCTTATTTTTACAACAATTAGAGAGAAAGAATGATTTATCCGGAGTATAAAAAACAACTCTTTCTCTTAAGTATTTTTTAGAACAAATATATTTTGCAAGTTTTCTTTCAAATTTATTGTTTACATGTAAAACTAAATTTTTTATAACTTTATCTTTATTGTGATTTAACATAAAATGTTCTATAAAGTGCTTAAAACTTTTTATATAATTCTTTCCATTCTTATAATAGTCAAGATGATCTTCATCAAGAGAAGTTATAAGAATGATAGTTGGAAAAAAATTTGCAAAAGTCTCCTTATACTCACAGGCTTCACCTACAAAAATTATTTCATTCAA
Proteins encoded in this region:
- a CDS encoding Gx transporter family protein: MYKLKFNDKKDLIYYIIALSSIFGAIENILPKPLIFIKIGFSNIPFLLVFENLNLKDVFFLLVLKSIISAIFSGTILSPTFLLSIVGAIGIFFGIILIKLISLSLYFYQSILIKYIYLKKSNKNNIIIRENNFDLSVNILNYFSISGISIFFSFFSNFFQLLFYSLFFINDIYGFNLIFFITVLSIFTGYLTGYISNSLRKFIIFEIGDFA
- a CDS encoding NusG domain II-containing protein, producing the protein MNFKKYDLLLLIVIIFLNILFFFILNSSNQYYFEEDTVYIKYKNKTYLYSLKEDKTILFKDGKIQINIENGEVWVSKSDCPNGICILMGKKKNNGECIYCVPNGLIIKVVCKRKKIENIDSISY
- a CDS encoding peptidyl-prolyl cis-trans isomerase, which produces MKMENKKEKEELDSLVLCTVNGENIFYKNVKPIFEVEVDNYYREKSNEINSSNEDNNKIENKEDNYRLNENDLRNLFMETLFSLIYERLIIQDAKNKNVDVPDELFKEEKEKFIKGFGQDIEFEVILDDKNITIQEFDESLKEEILLKIMLKREVYDKISFEEKDLYEYYQKNKDFLTPKRLYKLRQMTLSKENYNKNKDIIDKKLEEGVAFADLVKEFSEDTFKLDGGLLEPLPVEAFDEGIGRIIKNTNIGNITPFIEYGEEYYRYMVEDVIDVKEKKFDEIKDELRKILTDEIYNELFYNYIDSLMEKSDIVFNEENLKKVIK
- a CDS encoding Mur ligase domain-containing protein, with the translated sequence MLFNILKNHKSNKEKFKFCSKKEEIFEENKKLLNIIENSNHIYFLGISGIGMSALARLFIQLGKKVSGSSDKENEITRKLKESNIDVYIKHSENNITSDIDLLIYTEAVSKDNPELLKAKELKIPVMSYGEGLSYFFNKYLSVAIAGTHGKSSSTALIVESVSNVFNTYFLCGSVIKKFGLNGGYLENSYKFFERKFSGQTKNELQIDFYINEQNNKIAVNESNINKEKDILRLNEIIFVGEACEYKETFANFFPTIILITSLDEDHLDYYKNGKNYIKSFKHFIEHFMLNHNKDKVIKNLVLHVNNKFERKLAKYICSKKYLRERVVFYTPDKSFFLSNCCKNKDVPTVYYQYKGYDSSLELFYTKLYFNSAYKKEFGYIDEFDLYFPFPSQKYGGNITGVYIVLRSLKMFNEVIFYSISDYGGIERRFDFLGIDIFDNKVYTDYAHHPSEIKTLLEMFKEFYKEKKIIFIFQPHQYSRTYLLFDDFMDSFYNADLTIITQIYEQRDSIRDKEKINARIFVEGLLKKGINAIEVKDDKELFSFLENNINNSIIVFAGAGDIYNTAKNYLKNYIKV